A window from Streptomyces subrutilus encodes these proteins:
- a CDS encoding nucleobase:cation symporter-2 family protein has product MSENPPAATPDTPETGTGTRPDPAAEAAGPHPVDQMLPPLKLLGAGLQHVAAMYAGVVAPPLVVGIGVGLSTPEIAFLMSASLFTSGIATLLQTLGFWKVGARLPFVNGVSFAGVAPMLAIAKAESPEDALPVIYGAVIVAGVFGFLLAPYFCKLIRFFPPVVTGTVITLIGVSLLPVAFNWAQGGNRQAPDYGSLTSIGLASATLLVTVVLRRLLRGFLKQISILLGLVAGTLIALVLGVADFSGVSDADLIGFPTPFHFGAPQFAAAAIVSMCIVMLVSMTESTADVLALGEIVERPADEKTLAAALRADGLGTAISPLFNGFAASAFAQNVGLVAITKVRSRFVVAAAGVILILLGLCPVLASVVALIPQPVLGGVGIVLFGTVAASGIQTLTGAALERGDNVLIVAISLGAGIIPIAAPGFYHAFPESARIVLDSGISTGCAVAVLLNLAFNHLGAEPADAPELAPDTPAHH; this is encoded by the coding sequence ATGTCGGAGAATCCCCCCGCCGCCACACCGGACACGCCCGAGACCGGTACCGGCACCCGTCCCGACCCGGCGGCCGAGGCCGCCGGCCCCCACCCCGTCGACCAGATGCTGCCTCCGCTGAAGCTCCTCGGCGCCGGGCTGCAACACGTCGCCGCCATGTACGCGGGCGTCGTCGCGCCACCGCTCGTCGTCGGCATCGGAGTGGGCCTGTCCACCCCGGAGATCGCGTTCCTCATGAGCGCGAGCCTGTTCACCTCCGGCATCGCCACACTGCTCCAGACCCTCGGCTTCTGGAAGGTCGGAGCCCGCCTGCCCTTCGTCAACGGCGTCTCCTTCGCCGGAGTCGCCCCGATGCTCGCCATCGCCAAGGCCGAGTCCCCCGAGGACGCCCTGCCCGTCATCTACGGCGCGGTGATCGTCGCAGGCGTCTTCGGCTTCCTCCTGGCGCCGTACTTCTGCAAACTCATCCGGTTCTTCCCCCCGGTCGTCACCGGCACCGTCATCACCCTCATCGGCGTCTCCCTGCTCCCCGTCGCCTTCAACTGGGCCCAGGGCGGCAACCGGCAGGCCCCCGACTACGGCAGCCTCACCTCCATAGGCCTGGCCTCGGCCACCCTGCTCGTGACCGTGGTCCTGCGCCGGCTGCTGCGCGGGTTCCTCAAGCAGATCTCCATCCTCCTCGGGCTCGTCGCCGGCACGCTGATCGCGCTGGTCCTCGGCGTCGCCGACTTCAGCGGCGTCTCCGACGCCGACCTCATCGGCTTCCCCACCCCGTTCCACTTCGGCGCCCCGCAGTTCGCCGCCGCCGCGATCGTGTCCATGTGCATCGTCATGCTCGTGTCGATGACCGAATCCACCGCGGACGTCCTCGCGCTCGGCGAGATCGTCGAGCGTCCCGCCGACGAGAAGACCCTGGCCGCGGCCCTGCGCGCCGACGGCCTCGGCACCGCGATCAGCCCCCTGTTCAACGGGTTCGCCGCCAGCGCCTTCGCCCAGAACGTCGGCCTGGTCGCCATCACCAAGGTCCGCAGCCGCTTCGTCGTCGCGGCCGCCGGTGTGATCCTCATCCTGCTCGGGCTCTGCCCGGTCCTGGCGTCCGTCGTCGCCCTCATCCCGCAGCCCGTCCTCGGCGGCGTCGGCATCGTGCTGTTCGGCACCGTCGCGGCCAGCGGCATCCAGACCCTCACCGGCGCGGCACTCGAACGCGGCGACAACGTCCTCATCGTCGCCATCTCCCTGGGCGCGGGCATCATCCCCATCGCCGCCCCCGGCTTCTACCACGCCTTCCCGGAGAGCGCCCGCATCGTCCTCGACTCCGGCATCAGCACCGGCTGCGCCGTCGCCGTCCTGCTCAACCTCGCCTTCAACCACCTCGGCGCCGAACCCGCCGACGCACCCGAACTCGCCCCGGACACACCCGCCCACCACTGA
- a CDS encoding ABC transporter permease produces MANTRPLVGRVLRSPVFFSVAAAVAVGALFLVGTGADPVTAYGAVFTGSLGSDGIGSTLTTGTSVLGMALALAIPLRAGLVNLGGDGQLVVGGISAAAVGLYAPLPPALTTLLALLAAMAAGALYAALAAVCDIRFGVPLLVSSLLLSYPASSLASYLVRYPLKEPGSSLPQTRRLPEGVELPAFGASTVTAGLVLVALAAVAYHVVDTRTAVGYEMRMTGLNPRFSAAAGVARGPQTLRLMAVSGAMAGLVGAVGVLSFPFRFLDGALTAPGYTWTGLTAALLAGAAPLGTVLASFFFAALQVGGLAMERTTEVPRELAQVLQAVVIVFLAARLRITWRPGRRRDASAPSGADRGATGRITTEKAEAL; encoded by the coding sequence ATGGCGAACACCCGACCGCTCGTGGGGCGCGTGCTGCGCTCCCCCGTGTTCTTCTCCGTCGCCGCGGCCGTCGCCGTCGGGGCGCTGTTCCTGGTCGGCACCGGCGCCGACCCGGTGACCGCCTACGGCGCCGTGTTCACCGGTTCCCTCGGATCCGACGGCATCGGCTCGACCCTGACGACCGGCACGAGCGTGCTCGGCATGGCCCTGGCCCTGGCGATCCCGCTGCGCGCCGGGCTCGTCAACCTGGGCGGTGACGGCCAGCTGGTCGTCGGCGGCATCTCCGCCGCCGCGGTCGGCCTGTACGCGCCGCTGCCCCCGGCCCTCACCACGCTGCTGGCGCTCCTGGCCGCGATGGCGGCGGGCGCCCTGTACGCGGCGCTCGCCGCGGTGTGCGACATCCGGTTCGGGGTGCCGTTGCTGGTGAGCAGTCTGCTCCTGTCGTACCCGGCGTCGTCGCTCGCCTCCTATCTGGTGCGCTATCCGCTGAAGGAGCCGGGCTCCAGCCTGCCGCAGACCCGCCGGCTGCCCGAGGGCGTCGAGCTGCCCGCGTTCGGGGCCTCGACGGTCACGGCGGGTCTGGTCCTCGTGGCGCTCGCGGCCGTGGCGTACCACGTCGTCGACACCCGCACGGCGGTCGGCTACGAGATGCGGATGACCGGGCTCAACCCCCGCTTCTCCGCCGCCGCGGGCGTGGCGCGCGGGCCCCAGACGCTGCGCCTGATGGCGGTTTCGGGTGCGATGGCCGGACTCGTCGGCGCCGTAGGGGTGCTGAGCTTCCCGTTCCGGTTCCTCGACGGCGCGCTGACCGCTCCCGGCTACACCTGGACGGGGCTGACGGCGGCGCTCCTCGCGGGCGCCGCGCCACTGGGCACGGTGCTCGCGTCGTTCTTCTTCGCCGCCCTTCAGGTCGGGGGGCTGGCCATGGAGCGGACCACCGAGGTTCCGCGCGAGCTGGCGCAGGTGCTGCAGGCGGTCGTGATCGTCTTCCTCGCGGCGCGGCTGCGCATCACCTGGCGGCCCGGAAGACGGCGGGACGCCTCCGCGCCGAGCGGCGCGGACCGGGGCGCGACCGGCCGGATCACCACCGAGAAGGCGGAGGCCCTCTGA
- the mtnA gene encoding S-methyl-5-thioribose-1-phosphate isomerase: MSQQPQELRAVEWTGDALALIDQTALPHHTRILHVRDVDGLVDAIQRLVVRGAPAIGAAGAYGVALALLQGRREGWSETRVRAEIARVRAARPTAVNLMVCVDRVVERLADGVDAVLAEAVAVQREDIEANRAMGAHGADWLLKKVAVDRPLRILTHCNTGALATAGWGTALGVIRELHARGLLEVVYADETRPLLQGARLTAWELDQEGIPHYVQADGAAAGTILRGDVDAAVVGADRIAANGDTANKVGTVGVALACADAGIPFLVAAPTSTVDLATPSGDAIHIEMRGEAEVLEWGGVRTAPAGSRGHNPAFDVTPGRLVTGLVTEHGVLEVSAGELPADRLA; encoded by the coding sequence ATGTCCCAACAACCACAGGAGTTGCGCGCCGTCGAGTGGACCGGCGACGCCCTTGCCCTGATCGACCAGACCGCCCTTCCGCACCACACGCGGATCCTCCACGTACGCGACGTCGACGGCCTCGTCGACGCCATCCAACGACTGGTCGTCCGGGGTGCGCCGGCGATCGGCGCGGCCGGCGCGTACGGCGTCGCGCTCGCACTGCTCCAGGGCCGTCGGGAGGGCTGGAGCGAGACGCGCGTGCGCGCCGAGATAGCCCGCGTACGCGCCGCGCGCCCCACCGCGGTCAACCTGATGGTGTGCGTCGACCGGGTCGTCGAGCGCCTCGCCGACGGCGTCGACGCCGTCCTCGCGGAGGCCGTCGCCGTGCAGCGCGAAGACATCGAGGCCAACCGCGCCATGGGCGCGCACGGTGCCGACTGGCTCCTCAAGAAGGTCGCGGTGGACCGCCCGCTGCGCATCCTGACGCACTGCAACACCGGCGCGCTCGCCACCGCCGGCTGGGGCACCGCCCTCGGCGTCATACGCGAACTCCACGCCCGCGGCCTGCTGGAGGTCGTCTACGCGGACGAGACCCGCCCCCTGCTCCAGGGCGCGCGCCTGACCGCCTGGGAGCTCGACCAGGAGGGCATCCCGCACTACGTCCAGGCCGACGGCGCGGCCGCGGGCACCATCCTGCGCGGTGACGTCGACGCGGCCGTCGTCGGGGCCGACCGCATCGCGGCCAACGGCGACACCGCCAACAAGGTCGGCACGGTGGGGGTCGCACTCGCCTGCGCCGACGCGGGCATCCCCTTCCTCGTCGCCGCGCCGACCAGCACGGTCGACCTGGCGACCCCCTCCGGCGACGCCATCCACATCGAGATGCGCGGCGAGGCGGAGGTGCTGGAGTGGGGCGGCGTCCGCACCGCCCCCGCCGGCTCCCGGGGCCACAACCCGGCCTTCGACGTGACACCGGGCCGCCTGGTGACGGGCCTGGTCACCGAGCACGGAGTGCTGGAGGTGTCGGCGGGCGAACTGCCCGCGGACCGGCTCGCCTGA
- a CDS encoding sulfite oxidase-like oxidoreductase: MTGPQATRGFVGRPRVHDPGLPPGQYDARDDWPVLSAEVTPALSTGDWTFRVDGLVAEPRTWTWDEAQALPASAYEGDIHCVTTWSKFGMRFGGVSLDVFLDAVRPDPSATHVVAYSYTGYTTNLPLADVTGGRAWVAFRHEDAPLPSEHGGPARLLVPHLYFWKSAKWLTGLRLLDHDEPGFWEQNGYHARGNPWEEQRYAGD, encoded by the coding sequence ATGACCGGCCCGCAGGCCACGCGCGGTTTCGTCGGCCGCCCCCGCGTGCACGACCCCGGGCTGCCGCCGGGCCAGTACGACGCGCGCGACGACTGGCCGGTGCTCTCGGCGGAGGTGACCCCGGCGCTGTCCACGGGCGACTGGACGTTCCGGGTCGACGGGCTGGTCGCCGAACCGCGCACGTGGACGTGGGACGAGGCCCAGGCGCTGCCGGCCTCCGCCTACGAGGGCGACATCCACTGCGTCACGACGTGGTCGAAGTTCGGGATGCGCTTCGGCGGGGTCTCGCTCGACGTGTTCCTCGACGCGGTGCGTCCGGACCCCTCGGCCACCCACGTGGTCGCCTATTCGTACACGGGATACACCACGAACCTGCCGCTCGCCGACGTCACGGGCGGCCGGGCCTGGGTCGCGTTCCGTCACGAGGACGCGCCGCTGCCGTCCGAACACGGCGGCCCGGCGAGGCTGCTGGTGCCGCACCTCTACTTCTGGAAGAGCGCCAAGTGGCTCACGGGCCTGCGGTTGCTCGACCACGACGAGCCCGGTTTCTGGGAGCAGAACGGGTACCACGCACGAGGCAACCCCTGGGAAGAACAGCGCTATGCAGGTGACTGA
- a CDS encoding amidohydrolase, which produces MSDPVDLLVHGGTVLTIDAASTVVPDGAVAVRDGAIVAVGPAAQLRARHAAADELDARGCLVLPGLVNTHTHLAMTLLRGIADDVTLQEFLDRVIPEEARLLDPRTVAAAVRVAVAESVRAGVTSALDMYWFHEAAEEAARSADWRLHTGPTFMDVPEPPDGRAYPTRLAWARRDLRARAQRARLPGTRPVVFAHSAYTLSPEQLVEIFALAREFGALIHVHAAENAAEVATVEELHGRRPVDLLSSLGLLGDDVLLAHAVELTGAEITALARAGTAVAHCPVSNLKLGCGIAPVPRLLEAGVTVSLGTDGPVSSNSLDLLAAVRQAALIHKAAGDPTAVGAEQAVRMATVEGARALGLGDRLGSLETGKRADLIVLDANRPHLTPRHDPWSMLAYAAQASDVRDTVVDGRVLMRDRVLTTLDERAVLADLEALT; this is translated from the coding sequence ATGAGCGACCCCGTCGACCTGCTGGTCCACGGCGGCACCGTGCTCACCATCGACGCCGCGTCGACCGTGGTCCCGGACGGAGCGGTCGCCGTCCGGGACGGTGCGATCGTCGCGGTCGGGCCGGCCGCGCAGTTGCGCGCCCGGCACGCCGCCGCCGACGAACTGGACGCGCGCGGCTGTCTCGTGCTGCCCGGCCTCGTCAACACGCACACCCACCTCGCGATGACCCTGCTGCGCGGCATCGCCGACGACGTGACGCTCCAGGAGTTCCTGGACCGCGTCATCCCGGAGGAGGCCCGCCTGCTCGACCCGCGCACCGTGGCCGCGGCCGTCCGCGTGGCCGTCGCGGAGAGCGTACGGGCGGGGGTGACGTCGGCGCTCGACATGTACTGGTTCCACGAGGCCGCCGAGGAGGCGGCCCGTTCGGCGGACTGGCGCCTGCACACGGGCCCCACGTTCATGGACGTACCGGAGCCGCCCGACGGCCGCGCGTACCCGACCCGTCTCGCGTGGGCCCGCCGTGACCTGCGGGCACGCGCGCAGCGGGCGCGGCTCCCCGGGACCCGTCCCGTGGTCTTCGCCCACTCGGCCTACACCCTCTCCCCCGAGCAGCTCGTCGAGATCTTCGCGCTCGCCCGGGAGTTCGGTGCGCTGATCCACGTCCACGCCGCGGAGAACGCGGCCGAAGTCGCCACCGTCGAGGAGCTCCACGGCAGGCGCCCCGTCGACCTCCTCTCCTCCCTGGGGCTGTTGGGGGACGACGTGCTCCTCGCCCACGCCGTCGAGCTGACCGGTGCCGAGATCACGGCGCTGGCCCGGGCGGGGACGGCGGTCGCGCACTGCCCGGTGTCCAACCTCAAGCTGGGCTGCGGCATCGCCCCCGTGCCCCGGCTCCTGGAGGCCGGGGTGACCGTCTCCCTCGGTACGGACGGCCCCGTGAGCTCCAACTCCCTCGACCTCCTCGCCGCCGTCCGGCAGGCCGCGCTGATCCACAAGGCGGCCGGCGACCCGACCGCGGTCGGAGCCGAGCAGGCCGTACGGATGGCCACCGTCGAAGGGGCGCGGGCCCTCGGGCTCGGCGATCGGCTGGGTTCCCTGGAGACCGGGAAGCGGGCCGACCTGATCGTCCTCGACGCGAACCGTCCGCACCTCACCCCGCGGCACGACCCCTGGTCCATGCTGGCGTACGCCGCCCAGGCCTCCGACGTGCGGGACACCGTGGTCGACGGCAGGGTGCTGATGCGGGACCGCGTGCTCACCACGCTCGACGAGCGTGCCGTCCTCGCCGACCTGGAGGCGCTCACATGA
- a CDS encoding BMP family ABC transporter substrate-binding protein: protein MPSRSRSLQFAALAAGAVLAVTGCNAAAKTDGAGGSAPKDAKAFTLITPDPVGQNEFLKLAVTGAEAAAKAHGGSAPKVFQSSDAASQQQNLKAAVDAGPDVVVLVGFEFADAVAQQAQAHPDQQFLMVDACTQKTFPNVSCAVFREHEGVFLAGAEAGLLSRSGKVGAVDVLDTPQFRRYSDPFAAGAKHAAKDPGKVRASTRFVGGQSPFDDSARAKEQAGSLISDGTDHIMAAAAAGNYGVFEAAKAKAAFAYGVDVNQCPAAPGTVVDNVVKRTDVAVEQGIAHILGGDAGKTVSYGLKEGGITLTGLGDDVAASQCVIAEHEDVLKQVAALRDEIVSGKLKVDDPAAV, encoded by the coding sequence ATGCCCAGCAGATCCCGCTCGCTTCAGTTCGCCGCCCTCGCGGCCGGTGCCGTCCTCGCGGTCACGGGCTGCAACGCCGCCGCCAAGACGGACGGCGCGGGCGGTTCGGCGCCGAAGGACGCGAAGGCCTTCACGCTGATCACGCCGGACCCGGTCGGGCAGAACGAGTTCCTGAAGCTCGCGGTGACCGGTGCGGAGGCGGCGGCCAAGGCACACGGCGGGAGCGCTCCGAAGGTGTTCCAGAGCTCGGACGCGGCCTCGCAGCAGCAGAACCTGAAGGCGGCCGTGGACGCGGGCCCCGACGTGGTCGTGCTGGTCGGCTTCGAGTTCGCGGACGCGGTGGCGCAGCAGGCCCAGGCCCACCCCGACCAGCAGTTCCTGATGGTGGACGCGTGCACCCAGAAGACGTTCCCGAACGTGAGCTGCGCCGTGTTCCGCGAGCACGAGGGAGTGTTCCTCGCCGGCGCCGAGGCCGGACTGCTGAGCAGGAGCGGCAAGGTCGGGGCCGTCGACGTCCTGGACACGCCCCAGTTCCGACGCTACAGCGACCCGTTCGCGGCGGGCGCGAAGCACGCGGCGAAGGACCCGGGGAAGGTGCGGGCGTCCACCCGGTTCGTGGGCGGCCAGTCCCCGTTCGACGACTCGGCGCGCGCCAAGGAGCAGGCCGGCTCGCTGATCTCGGACGGCACCGACCACATCATGGCCGCGGCCGCCGCGGGCAACTACGGCGTGTTCGAAGCGGCCAAGGCGAAGGCCGCGTTCGCGTACGGCGTGGACGTCAACCAGTGCCCGGCCGCGCCCGGCACGGTCGTCGACAACGTGGTCAAGCGCACCGACGTCGCCGTCGAGCAGGGCATCGCCCACATCCTGGGCGGAGACGCGGGCAAGACCGTGTCGTACGGCCTGAAGGAGGGCGGCATCACGCTGACCGGCCTGGGGGACGACGTGGCCGCCTCGCAGTGCGTGATCGCGGAACACGAGGACGTGCTGAAGCAGGTCGCGGCGCTGCGCGACGAGATCGTGTCCGGGAAGCTGAAGGTCGATGACCCCGCAGCCGTCTGA
- a CDS encoding ferredoxin reductase, with amino-acid sequence MQVTDRATGPFDPPTAFAVPGRIAVSNRAAAVWQRAVLTEVRRETPTVSTFRFAVPGWQGHLAGQHLMLRLTAADGYTAQRHYSLASPPDDSGHIELTLAHAEGGEVSGHLHTVARVGDAVEVRGPLSGFFAWPGDRPALLLGAGSGVVPLMSMVRHHRSHRLAVPLRLFVSARTREDLIYAGAYGEETTPVLTREGERRRLAPDHLAPCFGVGAPAWEAYVCGSNAFAEHASRMLVDLGQPVERIRIERFG; translated from the coding sequence ATGCAGGTGACTGACCGGGCGACCGGACCGTTCGACCCCCCGACCGCCTTCGCCGTGCCGGGCCGCATCGCCGTGAGCAACCGGGCCGCGGCCGTCTGGCAGCGCGCCGTGCTCACCGAGGTCCGCCGCGAGACCCCTACGGTGTCCACGTTCCGCTTCGCGGTGCCGGGCTGGCAGGGCCATCTGGCCGGCCAGCACCTGATGCTGCGGCTCACCGCCGCGGACGGTTACACGGCCCAGCGCCACTACTCGCTGGCGTCCCCGCCGGACGACTCCGGGCACATCGAGCTCACCCTCGCCCACGCCGAGGGCGGGGAGGTCTCCGGGCATCTGCACACGGTCGCCCGCGTCGGTGACGCGGTCGAGGTGCGCGGCCCGCTCAGCGGCTTCTTCGCCTGGCCGGGCGACCGGCCGGCGCTGCTGCTGGGCGCGGGCTCGGGGGTCGTTCCGCTGATGTCGATGGTCCGTCACCACCGCTCGCACCGGCTCGCCGTCCCGCTGCGGCTCTTCGTGTCCGCGCGCACCCGCGAGGACCTGATCTACGCCGGAGCGTACGGAGAGGAGACGACGCCGGTCCTCACCCGCGAGGGAGAACGCCGGCGCCTGGCACCCGACCACCTCGCGCCGTGCTTCGGCGTCGGAGCGCCCGCGTGGGAGGCGTACGTCTGCGGGTCCAACGCCTTCGCCGAGCACGCCTCCCGGATGCTCGTCGACCTCGGCCAGCCCGTGGAGCGCATCCGCATCGAACGCTTCGGCTGA
- a CDS encoding ABC transporter permease, protein MLLDSDLVLSALRALTPILLAALGGALCERAGVFNIGLEGMMLMGCFTAVATSWFTGSPWLGVLAAALAAGAYALVLAVGAVTMKGDAVVLGVAMNLLAVGLTGFLLRTVFGVQGTFDDPGLAGLSEVAGFSPLAWLSWAAVALTAVLLSRHAWGLRLRGVGEAPESAATLGVSPTKYKYGAVLASGVLCGLAGAQLSLGNVTLFSENMTAGRGWIAVVAVMLGRALPWGVLLAALLFGLAEAAGFRLQGIGLPQQATDAAPYLATLIALFLTTAKRRRTTGATT, encoded by the coding sequence ATGCTCCTCGACTCCGATCTCGTCCTGTCCGCGCTGCGCGCGCTCACGCCGATCCTGCTGGCCGCGCTGGGCGGCGCCCTGTGCGAACGGGCGGGCGTCTTCAACATCGGCCTCGAAGGCATGATGCTGATGGGATGCTTCACCGCCGTGGCCACCAGCTGGTTCACCGGCAGTCCGTGGCTCGGTGTGCTCGCGGCGGCGCTGGCGGCCGGTGCGTACGCGCTGGTCCTGGCGGTGGGCGCGGTGACCATGAAGGGCGATGCGGTCGTCCTCGGTGTCGCCATGAACCTCCTCGCCGTCGGCCTGACGGGCTTCCTGCTGCGCACGGTCTTCGGCGTCCAGGGCACCTTCGACGACCCGGGCCTGGCGGGCCTGTCCGAGGTCGCCGGGTTCTCGCCGCTCGCGTGGCTGTCGTGGGCGGCCGTCGCCCTGACCGCCGTGCTGCTGTCCCGGCACGCGTGGGGCCTGCGGCTGCGCGGCGTCGGGGAGGCGCCGGAGAGCGCCGCGACGCTCGGCGTGAGCCCGACGAAGTACAAGTACGGCGCCGTCCTCGCCTCCGGGGTCCTGTGCGGTCTCGCCGGCGCGCAGCTCTCCCTGGGCAACGTGACACTCTTCTCGGAGAACATGACGGCGGGCCGCGGGTGGATCGCGGTCGTCGCCGTGATGCTGGGACGGGCACTGCCGTGGGGCGTGCTGCTCGCCGCGCTGCTCTTCGGACTCGCGGAGGCCGCCGGGTTCCGTCTGCAGGGCATCGGCCTGCCGCAGCAGGCGACGGACGCGGCGCCGTACCTGGCCACCCTGATCGCTCTCTTCCTCACCACGGCCAAGCGCCGACGCACCACTGGAGCAACCACATGA
- a CDS encoding ABC transporter ATP-binding protein codes for MTPQPSEPDTGAIAVELRGITKAFPGTLANDRVDLTVRRGEVHALMGENGAGKSTLMSILYGMLRPDAGTVRVDGRPVSFASPGDAMAAGLGMVHQSFKLFNSLTVAENVVYRAEPRRFGFVDRAAARRRVTELAAAHGLPVDPDARVADLPVGVRQRVEILKLLHRGARTLVLDEPTAVLTPAEADALFAVLRRLADEGHCVILVTHKLREVMEGCDNVTVLRDGRVVARLRTADTSADAIAGAMTGRAVELDRVHPPGTAGDEVLSVSGLSAAGVRGAELGVRAGEIVGIAGVAGNGQSELIEALAGLRPVTAGRVTLSGRDITHASTARRRREGLAHVPEDRHAVGTAPAASVADNLAMGHHRTSLSHRGFLPPRAVRAHARELIGRFGVKASSHRIAAGSLSGGNLQKLLIGRELAHDAALLLVEQPTRGVDIGAVQNIHDQLVAYRDAGHAVLMVSAELSEIRGLADRVLVMYEGRIVASYAKGEADERTLGLAMAGAVPVPVPGPTPSKEV; via the coding sequence ATGACCCCGCAGCCGTCTGAACCGGACACCGGCGCGATCGCGGTCGAACTGCGCGGCATCACCAAGGCGTTCCCCGGCACCCTCGCCAACGACCGCGTCGACCTCACGGTGCGGCGCGGCGAGGTCCACGCCCTCATGGGCGAGAACGGGGCGGGCAAGTCGACCCTCATGTCGATCCTGTACGGAATGCTGCGCCCGGACGCCGGCACGGTGCGGGTCGACGGCCGCCCGGTCTCCTTCGCGAGTCCCGGTGACGCGATGGCGGCCGGGCTCGGCATGGTGCACCAGAGCTTCAAGCTGTTCAACTCCCTGACGGTCGCCGAGAACGTCGTCTACCGGGCGGAGCCGCGCCGCTTCGGGTTCGTGGACCGGGCGGCCGCACGCCGGCGGGTGACCGAACTCGCGGCGGCCCACGGGCTGCCGGTCGATCCCGACGCACGCGTCGCGGACCTGCCGGTGGGGGTGCGGCAGCGCGTGGAGATCCTGAAGCTGCTGCACCGCGGCGCCCGCACCCTCGTCCTCGACGAGCCGACGGCCGTGCTGACGCCGGCCGAGGCGGACGCCCTGTTCGCGGTGTTGCGGCGGCTCGCCGACGAGGGGCACTGCGTGATCCTCGTGACCCACAAGCTGCGCGAGGTGATGGAGGGCTGCGACAACGTGACGGTGCTGCGCGACGGCCGCGTCGTCGCACGGCTGCGCACGGCCGACACGTCGGCCGACGCGATCGCCGGGGCGATGACGGGCCGCGCGGTCGAGCTGGACCGGGTGCACCCGCCCGGCACCGCGGGGGACGAGGTGCTGTCGGTGTCGGGGCTGTCGGCGGCCGGGGTCCGGGGCGCGGAACTCGGCGTCCGGGCGGGCGAGATCGTCGGCATCGCGGGCGTCGCGGGCAACGGCCAGAGCGAGCTGATCGAGGCGCTCGCCGGGCTGCGGCCCGTCACCGCCGGACGGGTCACCCTGTCCGGCCGGGACATCACGCACGCCTCGACGGCACGCCGGCGCCGGGAGGGCCTCGCGCACGTCCCCGAGGACCGGCACGCCGTGGGTACCGCACCCGCCGCGTCCGTCGCCGACAACCTCGCCATGGGCCACCACCGCACCTCGCTGTCGCACCGGGGGTTCCTGCCGCCGAGGGCGGTGCGCGCCCACGCGCGCGAGCTCATCGGACGGTTCGGCGTCAAGGCGTCCTCGCACCGCATCGCCGCGGGCTCGCTGTCCGGCGGGAACCTGCAGAAGCTCCTCATCGGACGCGAGCTCGCGCACGACGCGGCGCTGCTGCTCGTGGAGCAGCCCACGCGCGGCGTCGACATCGGCGCCGTCCAGAACATCCACGACCAGCTCGTCGCCTACCGGGACGCGGGCCACGCCGTCCTGATGGTGTCCGCCGAGCTGAGCGAGATCCGCGGGCTCGCCGACCGGGTCCTGGTCATGTACGAGGGCCGGATCGTGGCCTCGTACGCGAAGGGCGAGGCGGACGAGCGCACGCTCGGTCTCGCGATGGCCGGCGCCGTGCCCGTCCCGGTCCCCGGCCCGACCCCCTCGAAGGAGGTGTGA
- a CDS encoding nucleoside phosphorylase: MSTTAPDLLPITRVPRTGLPPRAVVVGDPARAAAVAGLLDDAEEVSSHREYRVFRGVWRGLPVTVASHGVGGPGAILLFQELADAGVRTLIRFGTAGAMRRGIGDGDLVVAEAAVRDDGVTQQLVPAEYPAVSAPEAVLALTRAAREAGAPHHRGIVWTRAAFQPGLIPLTAYDRAELAAIEMELSALFVTASLRGLVAGGVLVVDGANADELVDAEGTGGYNPHRDVVAEGVARGSVVALDALRILSEDASRAGDEAR, from the coding sequence ATGAGCACCACCGCACCCGACCTGCTGCCCATCACCCGGGTACCGCGCACGGGTCTGCCGCCGCGCGCCGTCGTCGTCGGAGACCCCGCACGCGCGGCCGCCGTCGCCGGGCTGCTGGACGACGCCGAGGAGGTCTCCTCGCACCGCGAGTACCGGGTGTTCCGAGGCGTCTGGCGCGGCCTGCCGGTCACCGTCGCCTCGCACGGCGTCGGCGGCCCCGGCGCGATCCTGCTCTTCCAGGAGCTCGCGGACGCCGGGGTGCGCACCCTGATCCGGTTCGGGACGGCCGGGGCGATGCGGCGCGGCATCGGCGACGGCGACCTGGTCGTCGCCGAGGCGGCGGTCCGCGACGACGGGGTGACGCAGCAGCTGGTGCCCGCCGAGTACCCGGCGGTGTCGGCGCCCGAGGCGGTGCTCGCCCTGACGCGGGCGGCCCGCGAGGCGGGCGCTCCGCACCATCGCGGCATCGTGTGGACGCGGGCGGCGTTCCAGCCCGGTCTGATCCCGCTGACCGCCTACGACCGGGCGGAGCTCGCCGCGATCGAGATGGAGCTGTCGGCCCTGTTCGTGACCGCGTCGCTGCGCGGACTCGTGGCGGGCGGCGTCCTCGTGGTGGACGGCGCCAACGCCGACGAGCTGGTCGACGCGGAGGGCACCGGGGGCTACAACCCGCACCGCGACGTCGTGGCCGAGGGCGTGGCCCGCGGCAGCGTCGTGGCCCTCGACGCGCTGCGCATCCTGTCCGAGGACGCGTCCCGGGCGGGGGACGAGGCACGATGA